A window of the Lagenorhynchus albirostris chromosome 1, mLagAlb1.1, whole genome shotgun sequence genome harbors these coding sequences:
- the LOC132524835 gene encoding calpain small subunit 1-like: MGEASAQYNPEPPPPPRTQYSNIQANESEKAQQFRRLFAQLAGEDTEVSATELMNILNKVVTRHPDLKTDGFGIDTCRSMVDVMDRDTTGKLGFKEFTYLWNNIKKWQAIYKQFDIDCSGTIGSSELPGAFEAAGFRLNEHLYNMIIRRYSDEGGNTDFDDFISCLVRLDAMFRAFKSLDKDGTGQTQVNTQEWLQLTMHS, translated from the coding sequence ATGGGTGAGGCATCTGCGCAGTACAACCCAgagcccccgccccctcctcgcACCCAATACTCCAACATCCAGGCCAATGAGAGTGAGAAGGCCCAGCAGTTCCGGAGGCTCTTTGCCCAGCTGGCTGGAGAGGACACGGAGGTCAGTGCCACAGAACTCATGAACATTCTCAACAAAGTCGTGACCCGACATCCTGATCTGAAGACTGATGGTTTTGGCATTGACACATGTCGCAGCATGGTGGACGTTATGGATAGAGACACGACCGGCAAGCTGGGCTTCAAGGAATTCACGTACTTGTGGAACAACATCAAAAAGTGGCAGGCCATATACAAACAGTTCGACATTGACTGTTCAGGGACCATTGGCAGCAGTGAGCTCCCAGGGGCCTTTGAGGCAGCAGGATTCCGCCTGAATGAGCATCTCTACAACATGATCATCCGACGCTACTCAGATGAGGGAGGGAACACTGATTTTGACGACTTCATCAGCTGCCTGGTCAGACTGGATGCGATGTTCCGTGCCTTCAAATCTCTTGACAAAGATGGCACTGGACAAACCCAGGTGAACACCCAGGAGTGGCTGCAGCTGACCATGCATTCCTGA